One Primulina tabacum isolate GXHZ01 chromosome 10, ASM2559414v2, whole genome shotgun sequence DNA segment encodes these proteins:
- the LOC142504758 gene encoding calmodulin-binding protein 60 D-like isoform X1 translates to MKMQTRYMERTSSMKARGKRSLEGGGDDEEPEPNRKRPALASVIVEALKVDSLQKLCSSLEPILRRVVSEEIERALAKMGPARIEGRSSPKRIEGPDGRNLQLHFKSRLSLPLFTGGKVEGEQGATIHVVLIDHNTGHVVTSGTESSVKLDIVTLEGDFNNEDNEDWNEEEFESHVVKEREGKRPLLTGDLQVTLKEGVGTLGDLTFTDNSSWIRSRKFRLGLKVASGYCEGVRIREAKTEAFTVKDHRGELYKKHYPPALNDEVWRLEKIGKDGSFHKRLRKEGIFTVEDFLRLMVRDSQKLRNILGSGMSNKMWDALQEHAKTCVLSGKLYVYYPDDGRSIGVVFNNIFELSGLITDDLYYPADSLSDSQKVHVDTWVKKAYDNWNQVVEYDGKSMLNFKQIKQSSTSRNDLPLGPVNYPNSLNSQLPLQRMPVSVLSEPSLVDPSMLVGGSGYNDNMTTKYPPSSRSNFVSGSFTEHNPPLNLSNQIQSATYDIRAGLALGPPQSSFQANINPFEDWSSNREKGVDDFLSEDEIRLKSHELLENEEMQDLIRLFNMGGNASINVNEDGYSFPPYAPPSPSTSFSYSEDRTRSGSGKAFVGWLKIKAAMRWGIFIRKKAAERRAQIVELEDE, encoded by the exons A TGAAAATGCAGACGAGGTATATGGAGAGAACTAGTTCGATGAAAGCGAGAGGAAAAAGGAGTTTGGAAGGCGGTGGGGACGATGAAGAGCCGGAGCCTAACAGGAAAAGACCCGCTTTAGCTAG TGTTATTGTGGAAGCTCTTAAGGTGGATAGTCTCCAGAAGCTTTGCTCATCCTTGGAACCCATTCTCCGGAGAGTG GTTAGTGAAGAAATTGAACGAGCATTGGCCAAGATGGGCCCTGCCAGAATTGAAGGAAG GTCATCACCGAAACGAATTGAAGGGCCAGATGGAAGAAACTTGCAGCTTCACTTTAAGTCCAGGCTTTCTCTCCCGCTGTTCACGGGGGGTAAAGTAGAAGGCGAGCAGGGTGCTACCATCCATGTTGTACTAATCGATCATAACACCGGCCATGTTGTGACATCTGGAACTGAATCTTCTGTGAAGCTGGACATAGTTACTCTGGAAGGTGACTTCAATAATGAAGATAATGAGGATTGGAACGAGGAAGAGTTTGAAAGTCATGTTGTGAAAGAGCGTGAGGGAAAGAGACCTCTGTTGACTGGGGATTTGCAGGTCACACTCAAGGAAGGTGTCGGAACTCTTGGAGATCTCACATTTACTGATAATTCGAGTTGGATAAGAAGCAGGAAGTTTAGACTTGGCTTGAAGGTTGCATCAGGATATTGCGAGGGCGTTCGCATAAGGGAGGCAAAGACGGAAGCTTTTACTGTTAAAGATCACCGAGGAGAAT TGTACAAGAAACATTACCCACCTGCTTTGAACGATGAGGTATGGAGATTGGAGAAGATTGGGAAGGACGGATCATTTCACAAGAGGCTTAGAAAGGAGGGGATATTTACTGTGGAGGACTTCCTTCGGCTTATGGTGAGGGACTCCCAAAAGTTGAGAAAT ATACTTGGCAGTGGTATGTCAAATAAGATGTGGGATGCCCTTCAAGAGcatgcaaaaacttgtgtctTGAGTGGAAAGCTTTATGTATACTATCCAGATGATGGAAGAAGTATAGGTGTTGTTTTTAACAATATCTTCGAGCTGAGCGGCCTCATAACAGATGATCTATATTATCCAGCAGATTCACTTTCTGACAGCCAGAAG GTACACGTGGACACCTGGGTTAAGAAAGCATATGATAATTGGAATCAAGTGGTTGAGTATGATGGAAAATCCATGCTGAACTTCAAGCAAATCAAGCAGTCAAGCACGTCCCGTAACGATCTTCCTTTGGGCCCAGTCAATTACCCAAATTCTTTAAATAGTCAGCTTCCACTACAAAGAATGCCAGTATCAGTTCTTTCCGAGCCTTCATTAGTGGATCCAAGCATGCTGGTTGGAG GTTCCGGTTACAATGACAACATGACCACCAAATATCCTCCCAGTTCCCGCTCCAATTTTGTTTCAGGCTCCTTCACTGAGCACAACCCGCCACTCAATCTTTCAAACCAAATCCAAAGCGCCACATATGATATTCGGGCTGGGCTTGCCCTCGGCCCCCCTCAGTCATCCTTCCAAGCTAATATAAATCCTTTCGAAGACTGGTCCAGTAACCGAGAAAAAGGCGTCGATGACTTCTTGTCAGAAGATGAAATTCGTTTAAAGAGTCATGAACTGCTAGAAAACGAAGAAATGCAGGACTTGATTCGCCTTTTCAACATGGGAGGCAATGCCTCTATAAATGTGAATGAAGATGGATACAGTTTCCCTCCTTATGCCCCCCCATCACCATCTACTAGCTTCAGTTATAGTGAGGATCGAACCCGTTCTGGTTCTGGTAAGGCATTTGTGGGTTGGCTGAAGATTAAGGCCGCAATGAGGTGGGGCATCTTTATCAGGAAGAAAGCAGCTGAAAGGAGGGCACAGATTGTAGAGTTAGAAgatgaataa
- the LOC142504758 gene encoding calmodulin-binding protein 60 D-like isoform X2, with protein sequence MQTRYMERTSSMKARGKRSLEGGGDDEEPEPNRKRPALASVIVEALKVDSLQKLCSSLEPILRRVVSEEIERALAKMGPARIEGRSSPKRIEGPDGRNLQLHFKSRLSLPLFTGGKVEGEQGATIHVVLIDHNTGHVVTSGTESSVKLDIVTLEGDFNNEDNEDWNEEEFESHVVKEREGKRPLLTGDLQVTLKEGVGTLGDLTFTDNSSWIRSRKFRLGLKVASGYCEGVRIREAKTEAFTVKDHRGELYKKHYPPALNDEVWRLEKIGKDGSFHKRLRKEGIFTVEDFLRLMVRDSQKLRNILGSGMSNKMWDALQEHAKTCVLSGKLYVYYPDDGRSIGVVFNNIFELSGLITDDLYYPADSLSDSQKVHVDTWVKKAYDNWNQVVEYDGKSMLNFKQIKQSSTSRNDLPLGPVNYPNSLNSQLPLQRMPVSVLSEPSLVDPSMLVGGSGYNDNMTTKYPPSSRSNFVSGSFTEHNPPLNLSNQIQSATYDIRAGLALGPPQSSFQANINPFEDWSSNREKGVDDFLSEDEIRLKSHELLENEEMQDLIRLFNMGGNASINVNEDGYSFPPYAPPSPSTSFSYSEDRTRSGSGKAFVGWLKIKAAMRWGIFIRKKAAERRAQIVELEDE encoded by the exons ATGCAGACGAGGTATATGGAGAGAACTAGTTCGATGAAAGCGAGAGGAAAAAGGAGTTTGGAAGGCGGTGGGGACGATGAAGAGCCGGAGCCTAACAGGAAAAGACCCGCTTTAGCTAG TGTTATTGTGGAAGCTCTTAAGGTGGATAGTCTCCAGAAGCTTTGCTCATCCTTGGAACCCATTCTCCGGAGAGTG GTTAGTGAAGAAATTGAACGAGCATTGGCCAAGATGGGCCCTGCCAGAATTGAAGGAAG GTCATCACCGAAACGAATTGAAGGGCCAGATGGAAGAAACTTGCAGCTTCACTTTAAGTCCAGGCTTTCTCTCCCGCTGTTCACGGGGGGTAAAGTAGAAGGCGAGCAGGGTGCTACCATCCATGTTGTACTAATCGATCATAACACCGGCCATGTTGTGACATCTGGAACTGAATCTTCTGTGAAGCTGGACATAGTTACTCTGGAAGGTGACTTCAATAATGAAGATAATGAGGATTGGAACGAGGAAGAGTTTGAAAGTCATGTTGTGAAAGAGCGTGAGGGAAAGAGACCTCTGTTGACTGGGGATTTGCAGGTCACACTCAAGGAAGGTGTCGGAACTCTTGGAGATCTCACATTTACTGATAATTCGAGTTGGATAAGAAGCAGGAAGTTTAGACTTGGCTTGAAGGTTGCATCAGGATATTGCGAGGGCGTTCGCATAAGGGAGGCAAAGACGGAAGCTTTTACTGTTAAAGATCACCGAGGAGAAT TGTACAAGAAACATTACCCACCTGCTTTGAACGATGAGGTATGGAGATTGGAGAAGATTGGGAAGGACGGATCATTTCACAAGAGGCTTAGAAAGGAGGGGATATTTACTGTGGAGGACTTCCTTCGGCTTATGGTGAGGGACTCCCAAAAGTTGAGAAAT ATACTTGGCAGTGGTATGTCAAATAAGATGTGGGATGCCCTTCAAGAGcatgcaaaaacttgtgtctTGAGTGGAAAGCTTTATGTATACTATCCAGATGATGGAAGAAGTATAGGTGTTGTTTTTAACAATATCTTCGAGCTGAGCGGCCTCATAACAGATGATCTATATTATCCAGCAGATTCACTTTCTGACAGCCAGAAG GTACACGTGGACACCTGGGTTAAGAAAGCATATGATAATTGGAATCAAGTGGTTGAGTATGATGGAAAATCCATGCTGAACTTCAAGCAAATCAAGCAGTCAAGCACGTCCCGTAACGATCTTCCTTTGGGCCCAGTCAATTACCCAAATTCTTTAAATAGTCAGCTTCCACTACAAAGAATGCCAGTATCAGTTCTTTCCGAGCCTTCATTAGTGGATCCAAGCATGCTGGTTGGAG GTTCCGGTTACAATGACAACATGACCACCAAATATCCTCCCAGTTCCCGCTCCAATTTTGTTTCAGGCTCCTTCACTGAGCACAACCCGCCACTCAATCTTTCAAACCAAATCCAAAGCGCCACATATGATATTCGGGCTGGGCTTGCCCTCGGCCCCCCTCAGTCATCCTTCCAAGCTAATATAAATCCTTTCGAAGACTGGTCCAGTAACCGAGAAAAAGGCGTCGATGACTTCTTGTCAGAAGATGAAATTCGTTTAAAGAGTCATGAACTGCTAGAAAACGAAGAAATGCAGGACTTGATTCGCCTTTTCAACATGGGAGGCAATGCCTCTATAAATGTGAATGAAGATGGATACAGTTTCCCTCCTTATGCCCCCCCATCACCATCTACTAGCTTCAGTTATAGTGAGGATCGAACCCGTTCTGGTTCTGGTAAGGCATTTGTGGGTTGGCTGAAGATTAAGGCCGCAATGAGGTGGGGCATCTTTATCAGGAAGAAAGCAGCTGAAAGGAGGGCACAGATTGTAGAGTTAGAAgatgaataa
- the LOC142505179 gene encoding LOW QUALITY PROTEIN: bifunctional dethiobiotin synthetase/7,8-diamino-pelargonic acid aminotransferase, mitochondrial (The sequence of the model RefSeq protein was modified relative to this genomic sequence to represent the inferred CDS: deleted 1 base in 1 codon), which translates to MPPSIPLFSDPLRRRVLGLHLHSENFRLRRLHSVVEYPLTHPIYTIWASNTSVGKTLVSAGLSISFLFSAASSPTSKKKFFYLKPIQTGFPEDSDSSFVYRKFSEFFAYKPLPFSVYASNHVLNASVPASDAVFGKGYVGGNTGNENLVVGLDKERNFGWKNLRWYEERKLLGTDSTESELPVSEVVCNTMHAWKEAVSPHLAAEKEGAIVGDSELLLLLKRCLWMDSEKTCNSAEESEVMCVIETAGGVASPGPSGSLQCDIYRPFRLPAILVGDGRLGGISATISAYESLKLRGYDVNAVIFEDHGLVNEVPLLSYFRNRVPVLVLPPVPEDMSDDLMTWFDESQPIFISLKEIMISDFIKRTKRLREMPKKACNVFWWPFTQHKCITKGNVTVIDSRCGESFAIHKVQDFDWISQQFDACASWWTQGPDPNLQLELARDMGYTAARYGHVMFPENVYEPALELAEMLLESVGKGWASRVYFSDNGSTAVEIALKMAFRRFLTDNNLLSCHESANVDGRCMDLKVLALRGSYHGDTLGAMEAQAPSHYTGFLQQPWYSGRGVFLDPPTVSMYCGIWKVCLPEKMQILNIGQECVSFSSRDEIFKINRDGSSLAGLYSSFISQELPVLLDSNGLSHIGALVVEPVVQGAGGMQMIDPLYQRILVRECKNRKIPVIFDEVFTGFWRLGRESAAEMLCCQPDISCFAKLMTGGIIPLAATLASDAVFEAFTGDSKLLALLHGHSYSAHAMGCMAAVKSLKWFKDYNVNMKIMRETRFLQELWDAELVLQISSHPVVHRVVALGTLCAIELLAEGCNAGYASTYASSLIKKLREDGIYMRPLGNVIYLMCGPCTSPLICRPILEKVYARIHEFGQQKSTSATSELGIC; encoded by the exons ATGCCGCCTTCCATTCCTCTCTTCTCTGATCCCCTCCGCCGCCGTGTCCTCGGATTACACCTCCACTCCGAGAACTTCCGGTTGCGCCGCCTCCATTCAGTAGTAGAGTATCCTCTTACCCACCCAATTTACACCATTTGGGCTTCGAACACCTCGGTCGGCAAAACCTTAGTCTCCGCGGGACTCTCCATTTCCTTCCTGTTCTCAGCCGCATCATCTCCAACTTCTAAGAAGAAATTCTTTTATCTCAAGCCAATTCAGACTGGGTTTCCGGAGGACTCGGATTCGAGCTTCGTCTATCGGAAATTCTCGGAGTTTTTTGCTTACAAGCCGCTTCCTTTCTCCGTTTATGCGTCgaatcatgttttaaatgccTCTGTTCCAGCTTCGGAC GCGGTTTTCGGAAAGGGGTATGTGGGTGGAAATACAGGGAATGAAAATCTTGTGGTTGGTTTAGACAAAGAGAGAAATTTTGGGTGGAAGAATTTAAGGTGGTACGAAGAGAGGAAATTGCTGGGAACTGATAGTACTGAAAGTGAACTACCAGTTTCTGAGGTGGTTTGCAACACAATGCATGCATGGAAAGAGGCTGTATCCCCTCATTTGGCTGCAGAGAAGGAAGGTGCAATTGTGGGTGATTCCGAGCTCTTGCTTTTGTTAAAGAGATGCTTGTGGATGGATTCGGAGAAAACATGCAATAGTGCCGAGGAATCAGAAGTGATGTGTGTGATTGAGACTGCTGGTGGTGTAGCCAGTCCTGGACCATCTGGATCTTTGCAATGTGACATTTACCG CCCTTTCCGGCTGCCAGCTATTCTTGTTGGAGATGGAAGATTGGGTGGCATTTCCGCAACTATATCTGCTTATGAAAGTTTAAAGCTTCGAGGATATGATGTTAATGCGGTTATTTTTGAAGATCACGGTCTTGTAAACGAGGTGCCTCTGTTGTCATATTTCAGGAATAG GGTGCCAGTTCTGGTTCTTCCACCTGTTCCTGAAGATATGTCAGACGACCTGATGACCTGGTTTGATGAGTCACAGCCCATATTTATTTCTCTCAAGGAAATAATGATTTCCGATTTTATTAAGCGAACCAAGAGATTACGTGAAATGCCGAAGAAGGCATGCAATGTTTTCTGGTGGCCATTTACTCAGCACAAGTGTATAACAAAAGGAAATGTCACAGTTATAGATTCACGCTGTGGAGAGAGCTTTGCAATTCACAAG GTTCAGGATTTTGATTGGATATCTCAACAATTTGATGCTTGTGCAAGCTGGTGGACACAGGGTCCTGATCCCAACTTGCAG TTAGAACTTGCTAGAGATATGGGCTACACTGCTGCAAGATACGGACATGTTATGTTTCCAGAAAATGTATATGAGCCAGCTTTAGAATTAGCAGAGATGTTACTTGAAAGTGTGGGAAAAG GGTGGGCTTCTCGGGTGTATTTCTCTGATAATGGATCTACGGCTGTAGAAATTGCTCTGAAAATGGCATTTCGTAGGTTCTTGACTGACAATAATCTACTTTCATGCCATGAAAGTGCTAATGTGGATGGAAGATGTATGGATCTCAAG GTTTTAGCTCTTAGAGGATCTTATCATGGTGATACATTAGGTGCTATGGAAGCTCAGGCACCTTCCCATTATACTGGCTTTCTCCAGCAACCCTG GTACAGTGGAAGAGGTGTCTTTCTAGATCCTCCTACAGTTTCAATGTATTGTGGAATTTGGAAAGTTTGTCTTCCTGAGAAGATGCAAATTCTGAACATAGGACAAGAATGTGTAT CATTCAGTTCACGCGATGAAATATTTAAGATCAACCGAGATGGTTCAAGTCTGGCTGGCCTCTACAGTTCATTTATATCACAAGAGTTGCCAGTGCTTTTAGATTCTAATGGGCTTTCCCACATTGGAGCATTGGTTGTTGAGCCAG TGGTACAAGGTGCTGGTGGAATGCAAATGATTGATCCACTATATCAGCGGATACTTGTTAGAGAATGCAAAAATCGGAAAATCCCAGTTATTTTCGATGAGGTCTTTACAGGATTCTGGCGTCTTGGTAGAGAA TCCGCTGCTGAAATGCTTTGCTGTCAGCCGGATATTTCTTGTTTTGCGAAGCTCATGACTGGTGGCATCATACCCTTGGCTGCTACATTAGCATCAGATGCTGTTTTTGAAGCATTTACTGGAGATTCAAAG CTTTTGGCTCTTTTGCACGGACACTCATATTCGGCACATGCCATGGGATGTATGGCTGCTGTTAAGTCCTTGAAATGGTTTAAGGACTATAACGTGAACATGAAAATTATGCGTGAAACAAGGTTTCTTCAGGAG TTGTGGGATGCAGAGTTAGTACTCCAGATCTCATCACATCCAGTAGTCCATCGAGTAGTGGCTCTGGGAACTCTCTGTGCCATTGAACTTCTAGCTGAAGGCTGTAATGCTGG GTATGCTTCAACTTATGCAAGCTCTCTTATCAAGAAGCTCCGTGAAGACGGCATCTATATGAGGCCATTGGGTAATGTTATCTATCTTATGTGTGGCCCTTGCACATCTCCACTCATCTGCCGCCCCATTCTGGAGAAAGTTTATGCCAGAATTCACGAGTTTGGCCAACAGAAGAGCACCTCGGCAACATCAGAACTTGGGATATGTTGA